Proteins encoded together in one Hymenobacter monticola window:
- a CDS encoding tyrosine-protein phosphatase, whose protein sequence is MASFWQKLFGGAAPEPAPAAPVAALATLGADMHSHLLPGLDDGAETVEHSLDLLRALRALGYRKLVMTPHIMGDFYKNTPEGIRAALQLMREAATAAGLTDVELSCAAEYYLDEFLGRKLADGTEMLTFGGEKRYLLFETSYMNEPLNLYEIIFEMKSQGYRPVLAHPERYTYLYGRFAEIEKMRRDYDVLLQVNLNSLAGYYSPGAKKVAEQLIDGGLVDFVGTDTHHLRHTDTLLRRTVPQPYLEKLLKLPLLNNTL, encoded by the coding sequence ATGGCTTCGTTCTGGCAAAAGCTTTTTGGCGGGGCGGCGCCCGAGCCCGCGCCGGCCGCGCCCGTAGCGGCCCTGGCCACGCTGGGGGCCGACATGCACTCGCACCTGCTGCCCGGCCTCGACGACGGTGCCGAAACGGTGGAACACTCGCTGGATTTGCTGCGGGCCCTGCGCGCCCTGGGCTACCGCAAGCTGGTGATGACGCCCCACATCATGGGCGACTTCTACAAGAACACGCCGGAGGGCATCCGGGCGGCCTTGCAGCTCATGCGCGAGGCCGCCACGGCCGCTGGCCTCACCGACGTGGAGCTGAGTTGTGCGGCCGAGTATTACCTGGATGAGTTTCTGGGCCGCAAGCTGGCCGATGGCACCGAAATGCTCACCTTCGGCGGCGAGAAGCGGTATCTGCTGTTCGAAACGTCGTACATGAACGAGCCGCTCAACCTGTACGAAATCATTTTCGAGATGAAATCGCAGGGCTACCGGCCGGTGCTGGCCCACCCCGAGCGCTACACGTACTTGTACGGCCGCTTCGCCGAGATTGAGAAGATGCGGCGCGACTACGACGTGCTGCTGCAAGTGAATCTAAACTCTTTGGCCGGCTATTACTCGCCGGGCGCCAAGAAAGTAGCTGAGCAACTCATTGATGGCGGTTTGGTTGATTTTGTGGGCACCGACACCCACCACCTGCGCCACACCGACACCTTGCTACGCCGCACCGTGCCACAGCCGTACCTGGAGAAACTGCTGAAGCTGCCGTTGCTGAACAATACGCTGTAA
- a CDS encoding NAD-dependent epimerase/dehydratase family protein, translating to MVFVTGGTGLIGSFLLRALRERGLPVRALHRGAVPTNAAPGVEWIAGDLLDTEQLRAALTPDVTHVFHCAGLVSYAPQDETLLLQVNVEGTAAVVDACLERPGIRLAYVSSVAALGSPAGAATATGTLTVTEAATWDLGAAHPAYATSKYLGELEVWRGVAEGLSAVIVNPSVVLGPGNWNRSSTRLLRYAHQQHRFYTRGLVNFVDVRDVVAHLLALALDHPELSGERYILSAEAVPLGEFFRQAAAALERRPPTVAVPDWAAEVIWRLEHARAVLTGARPLITKDTARAGRRPVVYAHGKVQSTTGLTFRPLADTLAWCAAGLRENPASAPAVIVS from the coding sequence ATGGTTTTCGTCACCGGCGGCACGGGCCTCATTGGTTCCTTTCTGTTGCGGGCCCTGCGCGAGCGGGGGCTGCCGGTGCGCGCCCTGCACCGGGGCGCGGTGCCCACCAACGCTGCACCGGGCGTGGAATGGATAGCCGGCGACCTCCTCGACACCGAGCAGCTGCGGGCCGCCCTCACGCCCGACGTGACGCACGTGTTTCACTGCGCGGGGCTGGTGTCGTATGCCCCGCAGGACGAAACGCTGCTGCTGCAAGTGAACGTGGAAGGCACCGCCGCCGTGGTAGACGCCTGCCTGGAGCGGCCGGGCATTCGGCTGGCGTATGTGTCGTCGGTGGCGGCGCTGGGTTCGCCGGCGGGCGCGGCCACCGCTACCGGCACCCTCACGGTGACGGAGGCAGCTACCTGGGACCTGGGCGCTGCCCACCCGGCCTATGCCACGTCTAAATACCTGGGCGAGCTGGAGGTGTGGCGCGGCGTTGCCGAAGGATTATCGGCCGTTATTGTGAACCCCTCGGTGGTGCTGGGGCCCGGCAACTGGAACCGCAGCAGCACCCGGCTGCTGCGCTATGCCCACCAGCAGCACCGCTTTTATACCCGGGGACTGGTCAATTTTGTGGACGTGCGCGACGTAGTGGCGCACTTGCTGGCCTTGGCCCTCGACCACCCCGAGCTGAGCGGGGAGCGCTACATTTTGAGCGCCGAAGCCGTGCCGCTGGGCGAGTTTTTCCGGCAGGCCGCGGCGGCCCTGGAACGGCGCCCGCCCACGGTGGCCGTGCCCGACTGGGCGGCTGAAGTTATCTGGCGGCTCGAGCACGCCCGCGCCGTGCTCACCGGCGCCCGGCCCCTCATCACCAAAGACACGGCCCGGGCCGGCCGCCGGCCGGTGGTGTACGCGCATGGCAAAGTGCAAAGCACTACCGGGCTCACTTTCCGTCCGTTAGCTGATACGCTGGCCTGGTGCGCAGCTGGCTTGCGCGAAAACCCAGCCAGCGCCCCGGCGGTTATCGTATCTTAG
- the rpsU gene encoding 30S ribosomal protein S21, with product MIIVQIKDNESVDRALKRFKKKFERTGVLKELRRRTFFQKPSITQRKMKQKAVYKLATYGQPGE from the coding sequence ATGATTATCGTTCAAATCAAAGACAACGAATCGGTTGACCGCGCTCTGAAGCGCTTCAAAAAGAAATTTGAGCGCACCGGCGTGCTGAAAGAGCTGCGTCGTCGCACGTTCTTCCAGAAGCCCAGCATCACGCAGCGCAAGATGAAGCAGAAGGCAGTGTACAAGCTGGCCACCTACGGCCAGCCCGGCGAATAG
- a CDS encoding acyl-CoA dehydrogenase family protein: MEAVATENQTMIAQMVRDFGAQHIKPHMMKWDESQEFPVDVFHKLGELGLMGVLVPQEYGGAGFGYMEYVTAIAELSKIDGSIGLSMAAHNSLCTGHILQHASEEQKHKYLPRLASGEWIGAWGLTEPNTGSDAGNMRTTAVLDESGENYILNGAKNFITHGKTGNVAVVIARTGEVGDSHGMTAFIIERGTPGFAAGRKEDKLGMRASETTELIFTDCKVPVGNVIGKVGDGFVQSLKVLDGGRISIAALSLGIAQGAYEAALQYSKERHQFNQPISNFQGIAFKLADMATEIEAASLLTYRAAAMKDAGQNVNRESAMAKLYASEVCVRTANEGVQIFGGYGYTKDYPAEKYYRDSKLCTIGEGTSEIQKLVIARVLLK, translated from the coding sequence ATGGAAGCCGTAGCCACCGAAAACCAAACCATGATTGCGCAGATGGTGCGCGACTTTGGCGCCCAGCACATCAAGCCCCACATGATGAAGTGGGATGAAAGCCAGGAATTTCCCGTTGATGTTTTTCACAAGCTCGGCGAACTCGGCCTGATGGGCGTGCTGGTGCCCCAGGAGTACGGCGGCGCCGGTTTTGGCTACATGGAGTACGTCACAGCCATTGCCGAACTCTCCAAAATTGACGGCAGCATTGGCCTGAGTATGGCCGCCCACAACTCGCTCTGCACTGGCCACATTCTGCAGCACGCCTCCGAGGAGCAGAAGCACAAGTACCTGCCCAGGCTGGCCAGCGGCGAGTGGATTGGCGCCTGGGGCCTCACCGAGCCTAACACAGGCTCCGACGCCGGCAACATGCGCACTACGGCCGTGCTTGACGAGAGCGGCGAAAATTATATTCTCAACGGCGCTAAAAATTTCATTACCCACGGCAAAACCGGCAACGTGGCCGTCGTCATCGCCCGCACCGGCGAAGTAGGCGACTCGCACGGCATGACGGCCTTCATCATCGAGCGGGGCACGCCCGGCTTTGCCGCCGGCCGCAAGGAAGACAAGCTGGGCATGCGCGCCTCCGAAACCACCGAACTGATTTTTACCGATTGCAAAGTGCCCGTGGGCAACGTGATTGGCAAGGTGGGCGACGGCTTCGTGCAAAGCCTGAAGGTGCTCGACGGCGGCCGTATCAGCATTGCGGCGCTGAGCCTGGGCATTGCGCAGGGCGCCTACGAAGCGGCTTTGCAGTACAGCAAGGAGCGTCACCAGTTCAACCAGCCCATCAGCAACTTTCAGGGCATTGCCTTCAAGCTGGCCGACATGGCCACCGAGATTGAAGCCGCCAGCCTGCTCACCTACCGCGCCGCCGCGATGAAAGACGCCGGCCAGAACGTGAACCGCGAGTCGGCTATGGCCAAGCTCTACGCATCCGAAGTGTGCGTGCGCACGGCCAACGAAGGAGTGCAGATTTTTGGCGGCTACGGCTATACCAAAGACTACCCCGCCGAAAAGTATTACCGCGACTCCAAGCTCTGCACCATTGGCGAGGGCACCAGCGAAATCCAGAAGCTGGTCATTGCCCGGGTGCTGCTGAAGTAG
- a CDS encoding polysaccharide biosynthesis/export family protein, with protein MPSFSLRRLGRLRLLALPALLFFSSCVSTKYYQKRTLFRLTDSQGRQLDSTKLRIAVNRTERNYVIQPNDFLEVRVNTNRGERILDPNGELQFGSPSGSLPSRGSVVGGGGRSAQPARGAGSGSGSGGSEFLVQADGAVVLPMVGRIRISGLSLLQADSLLATRYQEYYVQPFVTTRVTNNRVIVLGAVGGQVISLTNDNMNLLEVLALAGGIDGQGGGGAGLYRNGGRADNIRIIRGDLKNPRVQQIDLSTFDGMRRASLQIEPNDVIYVEPIRRPFLDALSDASPILSLASLVLTSTFFIISQVRR; from the coding sequence ATGCCGTCTTTTTCTCTTCGCCGCCTGGGGCGGCTGCGGCTGCTGGCCTTGCCCGCTCTGCTGTTTTTTTCGTCGTGCGTTTCCACGAAATACTATCAGAAGCGGACGCTTTTCCGCCTCACCGACAGCCAAGGCCGCCAGCTCGACAGCACCAAGCTGCGCATTGCCGTGAACCGCACCGAGCGCAATTATGTCATTCAGCCCAACGACTTTCTGGAAGTGCGGGTGAACACCAACCGCGGCGAACGGATTCTGGACCCCAACGGAGAGCTGCAATTTGGTTCGCCGTCGGGCTCGCTGCCCAGCCGGGGCAGCGTGGTGGGCGGTGGCGGGCGCAGCGCCCAGCCCGCGCGTGGTGCGGGTTCTGGTTCGGGGTCCGGGGGCTCGGAGTTCTTGGTGCAGGCCGATGGCGCCGTGGTGCTGCCCATGGTGGGCCGCATCCGCATCAGCGGGCTATCGTTGCTGCAGGCCGACAGCCTGTTGGCCACCCGCTACCAGGAGTACTACGTTCAGCCCTTCGTGACCACGCGCGTGACCAATAACCGCGTGATTGTGCTGGGCGCGGTGGGTGGCCAGGTCATTTCCCTCACCAACGACAACATGAACCTGCTGGAAGTGCTGGCCCTGGCGGGCGGCATCGACGGGCAGGGCGGCGGCGGCGCGGGCCTTTACCGCAACGGCGGCCGGGCCGACAATATCCGCATTATCCGGGGCGATTTGAAGAACCCACGGGTGCAGCAAATCGACTTATCGACGTTTGATGGAATGCGGCGGGCCAGCCTGCAAATCGAGCCCAACGACGTGATTTATGTGGAGCCCATCCGCCGCCCCTTCCTCGACGCGCTGAGCGATGCCTCGCCAATTCTCAGCTTGGCCAGTTTGGTGTTGACTTCTACATTCTTTATTATCTCTCAGGTTCGGCGCTAA
- a CDS encoding glycosyltransferase family 2 protein, with product MTPDISVIIPIYNEGSNINMLHSRLSTVMQGLALPNGFEFVFVNDGSKDNSLFLVRSLADADPMVRYIDLSRNFGHQIAVSAGLDLARGKAVVIIDADLQDPPELIVPLYHKLKEGYEVVYAKRRSREGESVAKKFTAKLFYRILARITNIEIPVDTGDFRIISRKVVEALRQMPEQNKFLRGQISWIGYRQTFVEYDRSERAGGETGYTYRKMIRLALDGITAFSDAPLKAATLMGFGVSIIAFFVMLYTLYSKFILHDYQPGWPSLMISILFLGGVQLVAVGIIGEYVSRLSANVRRRPLYLIADTNLPQIDNSPIESTNY from the coding sequence ATGACCCCTGATATATCTGTCATTATACCCATTTATAACGAAGGCTCCAATATTAATATGCTGCATAGCAGGCTGTCAACCGTTATGCAAGGGCTTGCTCTGCCGAATGGCTTCGAGTTTGTGTTTGTAAACGATGGCTCCAAAGACAACTCGTTGTTCTTGGTTCGTAGTCTGGCCGATGCCGACCCCATGGTGCGCTACATAGATTTAAGCCGCAACTTTGGCCACCAGATTGCTGTGTCTGCCGGCCTTGATTTGGCTCGCGGCAAAGCCGTGGTCATCATCGATGCCGACTTACAGGACCCTCCGGAACTGATTGTGCCTTTATACCACAAGTTGAAGGAAGGCTACGAGGTAGTGTACGCTAAGCGTCGCTCGCGCGAAGGCGAAAGCGTCGCCAAAAAATTCACCGCAAAGTTGTTTTATCGGATACTAGCCCGCATCACCAACATCGAAATTCCGGTCGATACCGGTGACTTTCGCATCATCTCTCGGAAAGTTGTGGAAGCATTGCGGCAGATGCCCGAACAAAACAAGTTCTTAAGAGGCCAGATTTCGTGGATTGGCTACCGCCAAACATTTGTGGAATACGACCGCTCGGAACGGGCAGGCGGCGAAACTGGCTATACCTATCGCAAAATGATACGCTTGGCGCTTGATGGCATCACGGCTTTTTCCGATGCGCCTTTGAAAGCGGCCACGCTCATGGGGTTTGGCGTTTCCATCATTGCTTTTTTTGTGATGCTGTACACGCTATATTCAAAATTCATCCTGCACGACTACCAGCCGGGCTGGCCATCACTGATGATTAGCATACTGTTCTTGGGCGGCGTGCAGCTCGTAGCCGTAGGCATAATTGGTGAATACGTTTCCCGCCTGAGCGCCAACGTTCGGCGTCGCCCATTGTATCTCATTGCGGATACCAATCTGCCTCAAATAGACAATTCACCTATTGAGTCGACAAATTACTAA
- a CDS encoding polysaccharide biosynthesis tyrosine autokinase: MAINENLELEQLIRNAAGGGTAPPALLPNDPGAEDDDSAGLDITTLVLVARRSLLWTLLLIVLGVTASWLYLRYTKPVYQSASLLKIDERAQAADLGIAAQIGPAADKGRGGKLAGEVELIKSDVIYQRLKDSLALDVNYYVQGTVLESELYGTSPFHVKYTISDPSLYNRKFSLKFSSLQRFKLEFINQGNTLGGEYALGQPINLPGIQLQIDGTPRLTQAALEQDFHFTVQDGQAVNAYLDKNLAVEIVNPDANTIGISFKDFTPAKARSIVNKIDTVYKEAKLAQKALSVDLQTKFLDKTLNDTKQQLQEAQARLQAYIERSRTYDANAEAGALTTRLEKLELDRAALNEKLGLLAELSRLIKEESITSSEDERVEQSIPAITGLEDPQLASGLNELNDQQWQLRRLRRSSTDKTEGVQVRIANLEFTRNKIRRALLQDEKLLRRQMGLLDQQSSKLNAELEGKPRQATELDRLRGPVEQYRKQYQDLFQRKIEFEIQKAGNIADFTVLSPASLPTAPIFPNKLLAYAIGLAGGLLLGLGLIAVRYFMHNTITTVRELERSTKASVLGIIPTYDKEKMEISRLVVDKNPKSAISEAIRSIRTNLDFISSSKKKRLISVTSTISGEGKTFVTVNMAGIIALSGQRVIILDLDMRKPKVNLAFGTENTRGVSTILIERHSVQECIQQTSIESLQFISAGPTPPNPSELILSDRFDAMIEELYRSYDVILIDTPPVGLVTDGILIMRKADIPLYIVRADYSRKAFIKNMNRLMRSNNFTTMCTILNDAPSGAGYGYGYGYGYGYGYGNYGGYGQGYYEEPSSRPLTFGQKLKKFFT; encoded by the coding sequence ATGGCTATTAACGAAAACCTCGAGCTCGAACAACTCATCCGCAATGCGGCGGGGGGGGGCACAGCTCCGCCGGCCCTACTTCCCAACGACCCCGGCGCCGAGGATGACGACTCGGCCGGCCTGGACATAACCACACTGGTGCTGGTGGCGCGCCGCAGCCTGCTGTGGACGCTGCTGCTCATCGTACTGGGCGTAACGGCCTCGTGGCTGTACCTGCGCTACACCAAGCCGGTGTACCAATCGGCGTCACTGCTAAAAATTGACGAGCGGGCGCAGGCCGCCGACCTAGGCATTGCCGCGCAAATAGGCCCGGCAGCCGACAAAGGCCGGGGCGGCAAGCTGGCCGGCGAGGTGGAGTTAATCAAGTCCGACGTCATCTATCAGCGCCTCAAGGACTCCCTGGCCCTCGACGTGAACTACTACGTGCAGGGCACCGTGCTCGAATCGGAGCTCTATGGCACATCGCCCTTCCACGTCAAATACACCATCAGCGACCCTTCGCTCTACAATCGAAAATTCAGCCTGAAATTCTCCAGCCTGCAGCGCTTTAAGCTGGAGTTTATAAACCAGGGAAACACGCTGGGCGGTGAGTATGCCCTGGGCCAGCCCATCAACCTGCCCGGCATTCAGCTGCAGATAGACGGCACGCCCCGGCTGACCCAGGCCGCCTTGGAGCAGGATTTTCACTTCACCGTCCAGGACGGGCAGGCCGTGAACGCCTACCTGGACAAGAACCTGGCTGTGGAAATTGTGAACCCCGACGCCAATACCATCGGGATTTCATTTAAGGATTTTACACCCGCCAAGGCCCGGAGCATTGTCAACAAGATTGACACGGTGTACAAGGAGGCGAAACTGGCCCAGAAAGCGCTGTCGGTGGATTTGCAAACCAAGTTTCTGGACAAAACCCTCAACGATACCAAGCAGCAGCTGCAGGAGGCCCAGGCACGGCTGCAAGCCTACATCGAACGAAGCAGAACGTACGATGCCAATGCCGAAGCCGGCGCCCTGACCACCCGACTGGAAAAGCTGGAGCTGGACCGCGCAGCGCTGAACGAGAAACTCGGCCTGCTAGCTGAGCTCAGCCGGCTCATCAAAGAGGAAAGCATCACCTCCTCGGAGGACGAGCGGGTAGAGCAAAGCATTCCCGCCATTACGGGCCTCGAAGACCCACAGCTCGCCTCTGGGCTCAACGAGCTGAACGACCAGCAGTGGCAGCTGCGCCGGCTGCGCCGCTCCAGCACCGACAAAACTGAGGGGGTGCAGGTGCGCATTGCCAACCTGGAATTTACGCGCAACAAAATCCGGCGCGCGCTGCTGCAGGACGAGAAGCTGCTGCGGCGCCAGATGGGGCTACTGGACCAGCAGAGCAGCAAGCTCAATGCGGAGTTGGAGGGCAAGCCACGCCAAGCCACTGAGCTGGACCGCCTGCGCGGCCCGGTGGAGCAGTACCGCAAGCAATACCAGGACTTGTTCCAGCGAAAAATTGAATTTGAGATTCAGAAGGCCGGCAACATTGCCGACTTCACGGTACTGTCGCCGGCTTCGCTGCCAACGGCGCCCATTTTCCCCAACAAGCTCTTGGCCTACGCCATTGGGCTGGCGGGCGGCCTGCTGCTGGGCCTGGGCCTGATTGCGGTGCGCTACTTCATGCACAACACCATCACGACGGTGCGGGAGCTGGAGCGCAGCACCAAGGCCTCGGTGCTGGGCATCATCCCGACCTACGACAAGGAAAAGATGGAGATTTCGCGCTTGGTGGTGGATAAAAACCCCAAATCGGCCATTTCCGAAGCCATCCGCTCCATCCGCACGAACCTGGATTTTATCAGCTCTTCGAAGAAGAAACGCTTGATTTCGGTGACGTCGACCATCTCGGGCGAAGGCAAAACCTTCGTGACGGTAAACATGGCGGGCATCATTGCTTTGTCGGGGCAGCGGGTGATTATTCTTGACCTGGATATGCGCAAGCCCAAGGTGAACCTGGCCTTTGGCACCGAAAACACGCGGGGCGTGAGCACCATCCTCATCGAGCGTCACTCGGTGCAGGAATGCATTCAGCAGACCAGCATCGAGTCGCTGCAGTTCATTTCGGCCGGGCCCACGCCGCCCAACCCGTCGGAGCTGATTCTGAGCGACCGGTTCGATGCCATGATTGAGGAGCTGTACCGCAGCTACGACGTGATTTTGATTGACACCCCGCCGGTGGGCCTCGTCACGGACGGCATCCTGATTATGCGCAAGGCCGACATCCCGCTCTACATCGTGCGGGCCGACTACTCGCGCAAAGCCTTCATCAAAAACATGAACCGGCTCATGCGCAGCAACAACTTCACCACCATGTGCACCATCCTCAACGACGCGCCGTCGGGAGCTGGGTATGGGTATGGATATGGCTACGGGTACGGGTATGGCTACGGCAACTACGGCGGCTACGGCCAAGGCTACTACGAGGAGCCGTCGAGCCGTCCCCTGACCTTTGGCCAGAAGCTGAAGAAGTTTTTCACCTAA
- a CDS encoding tyrosine-type recombinase/integrase: protein MDAFLDFLRFEKRYSAHTLTSYQTDLGQFAAYLKSAYELADPAQATHPLIRGWVVELMQQDLDPRTVNRKVACLRSYYKFLLRAGTIASNPMLRIKAPKMAKKLPEFVPEEALNGLLNTFEFSDDFVGQRDQMVLEMLYGTGIRLSELIGIHPDDVSLGAGTVRVTGKGNKQRIVPLNPTLKLVIEKYQARRAHEFGAIGGPLLLTDKGEPMYEKLVYRTVKKYLSQITTSSAQQHPHALRHAFATHLLGKGADLNSIKELLGHASLAATQVYTHLSVDRLKSVFEQAHPRA, encoded by the coding sequence ATGGATGCTTTCCTCGATTTTTTGCGCTTTGAGAAGCGCTACAGTGCCCACACGCTCACCTCGTACCAAACCGACCTCGGCCAGTTTGCCGCTTACCTGAAATCGGCCTACGAGCTGGCTGACCCCGCCCAAGCCACGCACCCGCTCATCCGCGGCTGGGTGGTGGAGTTGATGCAGCAGGACCTGGACCCGCGCACCGTGAACCGCAAAGTGGCCTGCCTGCGCTCCTACTACAAGTTCCTGCTGCGCGCCGGCACCATTGCCAGCAACCCCATGCTGCGCATCAAGGCGCCGAAAATGGCCAAGAAGCTGCCCGAGTTCGTGCCCGAAGAAGCCTTGAACGGCTTGCTCAACACCTTCGAGTTCAGCGACGACTTTGTGGGCCAGCGCGACCAGATGGTGCTGGAAATGCTCTACGGCACCGGTATTCGCTTGTCGGAGCTCATTGGCATTCACCCCGACGACGTGAGCCTGGGCGCGGGCACGGTGCGCGTCACGGGCAAGGGCAACAAGCAGCGCATTGTGCCGCTGAACCCCACGCTGAAGCTGGTGATTGAGAAATACCAGGCCCGGCGGGCACACGAGTTTGGGGCCATCGGTGGGCCGCTGCTGCTCACCGACAAGGGCGAGCCCATGTACGAAAAGCTGGTGTACCGGACCGTGAAGAAGTATTTGAGCCAGATTACGACGTCCAGCGCGCAGCAGCATCCACACGCGTTGCGGCACGCGTTTGCCACGCATTTGCTGGGCAAGGGGGCCGACCTCAATTCCATTAAGGAGCTGCTGGGGCACGCCAGCCTGGCCGCCACGCAGGTGTACACCCACCTGTCCGTCGACCGCCTGAAATCCGTATTTGAACAGGC